In a genomic window of Octadecabacter temperatus:
- a CDS encoding YggS family pyridoxal phosphate-dependent enzyme yields MALQDIKDRIRSAEEKAGRAAGSTQLIAVSKVQPNERVQAILEQGHRVFGENRVQEAAGKWPAFREEFEGIDLHLIGPLQTNKARQAMELAQSIHTLDRPKLAKTFARLAQEMGACPDLYIQVNTGEEPQKAGVLPADADAFVAEAVAMDLPVRGLMCIPPVGEKAAKHFALLGEIAARNGLTGLSMGMSGDFETAVALGATHVRVGSAIFGDRVPPAG; encoded by the coding sequence ATGGCCCTGCAAGATATAAAGGACCGGATCAGATCCGCAGAAGAGAAGGCAGGGCGCGCTGCGGGAAGTACCCAGCTTATTGCGGTCTCAAAGGTGCAACCGAATGAACGCGTCCAAGCGATTCTCGAACAGGGGCACCGCGTGTTTGGTGAGAACCGTGTGCAGGAGGCCGCTGGTAAGTGGCCTGCGTTTCGTGAGGAGTTTGAGGGAATCGATCTGCACCTTATTGGCCCGCTGCAGACCAATAAGGCCCGCCAAGCGATGGAACTGGCGCAATCTATTCATACACTGGACCGCCCAAAGCTCGCCAAGACATTCGCGCGACTGGCGCAGGAAATGGGGGCGTGTCCTGATCTCTATATACAGGTGAACACCGGAGAAGAGCCGCAGAAGGCGGGTGTTTTGCCTGCCGATGCAGATGCGTTTGTGGCTGAGGCCGTCGCGATGGACCTGCCTGTGCGCGGGTTGATGTGTATTCCACCAGTTGGTGAAAAGGCCGCAAAGCATTTCGCGTTGCTTGGTGAAATCGCGGCGCGCAATGGGCTTACGGGCCTGTCGATGGGCATGTCGGGTGATTTTGAAACCGCTGTGGCGCTTGGGGCGACCCATGTGCGCGTAGGTTCGGCGATCTTTGGGGATCGTGTACCGCCTGCGGGCTAA
- a CDS encoding porin, whose translation MKKILLTTALVGFAGVAAADGHLGVTFSGDANLGYNDFDNTSTDDNFGFYSELDVTIGFAAELDNGLVAAASIDLEDLASGTGNWGDSYELSLTNDTAGLYYGDTNFAAQNVWVSAGDMESDSFSEADGEEALRGEMAFGAVSAQVSYVLGDAANVRNSVNGVSDLEQLSIGASADFGNFNVVMAYQEALSAAGATIYDAANGDFNEGEVFGLSVGTSFAGADVRLAYAERSDDVGDSSGVSSDSIGVSVAYPFGPVTATAYYVSESAAAGDNWGINLAYANGPVAVALDYQDDQGTAKWGLEGSYDVGNGIMVYAGYLDNAGLAGSDRYYVAGEYDLGSGASLLVSYADDSDLTNDAGDEIGANDYQVGTTVEISFAF comes from the coding sequence ATGAAAAAGATCCTACTCACAACAGCACTCGTTGGCTTCGCCGGCGTAGCAGCTGCTGACGGCCACCTTGGCGTCACTTTCTCCGGTGATGCGAACCTTGGCTACAACGACTTCGACAACACATCCACAGATGACAACTTCGGCTTCTACTCCGAGCTGGACGTCACAATCGGTTTCGCAGCTGAACTGGACAACGGCCTCGTAGCTGCTGCGTCCATCGACCTCGAAGACCTCGCATCTGGCACTGGCAACTGGGGCGATTCTTACGAACTGTCCCTGACAAACGACACAGCTGGTCTGTACTACGGCGACACAAACTTCGCAGCACAGAACGTCTGGGTTTCTGCAGGCGACATGGAGTCTGACAGCTTCTCCGAAGCTGACGGCGAAGAAGCACTTCGCGGCGAAATGGCATTCGGCGCAGTTTCCGCTCAGGTTTCCTACGTGTTGGGTGATGCAGCTAACGTTCGCAACTCCGTAAACGGCGTTAGCGATCTTGAGCAGCTGTCCATCGGTGCATCTGCAGACTTCGGCAACTTCAACGTTGTAATGGCATACCAGGAAGCACTTTCTGCTGCAGGCGCAACTATTTACGACGCCGCAAACGGTGACTTCAACGAAGGCGAAGTCTTCGGTCTTTCCGTTGGTACATCCTTCGCTGGTGCAGACGTTCGTCTTGCTTACGCTGAGCGTTCTGACGATGTTGGCGATTCCTCCGGTGTCTCCTCTGACTCCATCGGTGTAAGCGTTGCTTACCCATTCGGCCCAGTAACAGCGACAGCTTACTACGTTTCTGAATCTGCTGCGGCTGGCGACAACTGGGGCATCAACCTTGCTTACGCAAACGGTCCAGTTGCAGTTGCTCTTGACTACCAGGACGACCAAGGCACAGCTAAGTGGGGCCTCGAGGGTTCCTATGACGTCGGTAACGGCATCATGGTTTACGCTGGTTACCTGGACAACGCCGGTTTGGCAGGCAGCGATCGTTACTACGTTGCTGGTGAGTACGACCTCGGTTCCGGTGCGTCTTTGCTCGTATCCTACGCTGATGACTCCGACTTGACTAACGACGCTGGCGACGAAATCGGCGCTAACGACTACCAGGTTGGTACAACTGTTGAGATCTCCTTCGCGTTCTAA
- a CDS encoding DUF3576 domain-containing protein produces the protein MTGFKKRIRMTFGIGLIATLSACGGSGSNPFGSIGSLGGGGDANATTTQATRTRGAESVAVNRYLWAASLDVLSFLPVESVDPFTGVIVMGYGTPPGGSRAYRATIYLTDPALDARSLNVALLTRSGPAAAETTRAIEDAILSRARQIRIADGAL, from the coding sequence GTGACCGGATTTAAGAAACGCATTCGCATGACTTTTGGAATTGGCCTGATCGCCACGCTATCCGCGTGCGGCGGTTCTGGTAGTAATCCGTTCGGATCAATCGGCAGCTTGGGTGGCGGCGGTGACGCAAACGCGACCACCACGCAAGCCACCCGTACACGTGGCGCTGAAAGCGTTGCCGTGAACCGCTATCTCTGGGCCGCGTCCTTGGATGTGCTCAGCTTCTTGCCTGTCGAATCCGTCGATCCGTTCACTGGCGTAATCGTTATGGGATACGGCACACCACCCGGTGGCAGCCGCGCTTACCGCGCCACGATCTACCTCACCGATCCTGCACTTGATGCGCGCTCCCTCAATGTTGCGCTTCTCACGCGTTCTGGTCCTGCTGCAGCAGAAACCACCCGCGCGATTGAGGATGCAATTCTTTCACGCGCGCGCCAAATTCGCATCGCAGACGGCGCACTGTAA
- the leuS gene encoding leucine--tRNA ligase: MSQYSPSEIEAKWQAAWGKAETFKAVRSDDKPKYYVLEMFPYPSGRIHIGHVRNYTMGDVIARYKLATGHNVLHPMGFDAFGMPAENAAMASGGHPKDWTYQNIDDMVAQMKPLGLGIDWDRMFATCDPEYYGQQQALFIDMLDAGMIDRKNATVNWDPVDMTVLANEQVIDGKGWRSGAEVERKDLTQWFFKISDYADELLEALDGLDNWPAKVRLMQENWIGKSRGLQFSFSMVEGIGAHDRVEVYTTRPDTLMGASFVGISPDHPLAKELEQDNAEIARFNAECRKGGTTAEALEKAEKLGFDTGLRVRHPFDTSWELPVYIANFIMMDYGTGAIFGCPAHDQRDFDFAKKYELPIIPTFLPNEDSDPELTEAFVPTKTDMVHWLTPFAWDPATNGEDAINAAVDFCEANGVGQGVTKFRLRDWGLSRQRYWGAPIPVVHCDSCGVVPEKKENLPVELPYDVSFDIPGNPLDRHPTWRNVPCPACGKPALRETDTMDTFVDSSWYFARFTAPHAATPTEKADAEYWMNVDQYIGGIEHAILHLLYSRFFARAMHKTGHLPATAIEPFDALFTQGMVTHAIFKTDGADGRPVYHYPEAVELRDGGGFLKDGTQVDIIPSAKMSKSKNNVVDPVAIIDQYGADTARWFVLSDSPPERDVEWTASGAEATHKHLSRVHRIACEIADNTGASNNQDEALLRDMHKAIHDVTQGVESFGFNASIAKLYGFTGAIAKSKAGGDAKRQAMKTLAQLMSPMTPHLAEDIWAMLGGEGLIANAPWPVADEDMLVEDTITMPIQINGKRRSELAVPKDMSKEEVEKLALADEAVVKALEGNAPKKLIVVPGRIINVVI, from the coding sequence ATGTCGCAATACTCACCCTCCGAAATCGAAGCAAAGTGGCAGGCCGCTTGGGGCAAGGCCGAGACATTCAAGGCCGTCCGCAGTGACGACAAACCCAAGTACTACGTGCTTGAGATGTTCCCCTACCCGTCCGGCCGCATCCACATCGGGCACGTGCGTAACTACACAATGGGCGACGTGATTGCGCGCTATAAGCTGGCGACAGGTCATAACGTGCTGCACCCGATGGGCTTTGACGCCTTTGGTATGCCCGCCGAAAACGCGGCGATGGCATCTGGTGGTCACCCCAAGGATTGGACCTACCAAAACATCGACGACATGGTCGCACAGATGAAGCCGCTGGGCCTCGGGATCGACTGGGACCGCATGTTTGCGACCTGTGATCCTGAATACTACGGCCAGCAGCAGGCCTTGTTCATCGACATGCTTGATGCAGGCATGATTGACCGCAAGAACGCGACTGTGAACTGGGATCCGGTCGATATGACCGTTCTGGCCAACGAGCAGGTCATCGACGGCAAAGGCTGGCGTTCGGGTGCCGAGGTTGAGCGCAAAGACCTGACACAGTGGTTCTTCAAGATCTCCGATTACGCGGATGAGCTGCTTGAAGCGCTGGATGGTTTGGATAACTGGCCTGCCAAAGTGCGCCTGATGCAGGAAAACTGGATCGGCAAGTCACGCGGTCTGCAATTCTCGTTCTCGATGGTCGAAGGCATCGGCGCGCATGACCGCGTTGAGGTTTACACGACCCGTCCAGACACTCTGATGGGCGCGTCTTTCGTCGGTATTTCCCCCGATCACCCGCTCGCCAAAGAGCTTGAGCAAGACAACGCAGAAATCGCCAGGTTCAACGCTGAATGCCGCAAAGGTGGCACAACGGCTGAGGCGTTGGAAAAGGCTGAAAAGCTTGGCTTTGATACCGGTCTGCGCGTTCGCCATCCGTTTGATACGTCTTGGGAATTGCCTGTCTACATCGCCAACTTCATCATGATGGACTACGGCACGGGCGCGATTTTCGGCTGCCCTGCCCATGATCAACGCGACTTCGATTTCGCCAAGAAATACGAGTTGCCGATCATCCCGACGTTCTTGCCGAATGAAGACAGCGACCCAGAACTGACCGAAGCCTTTGTGCCAACCAAGACTGACATGGTTCACTGGCTGACCCCATTTGCATGGGATCCAGCAACCAACGGCGAAGATGCGATCAATGCTGCGGTAGATTTCTGTGAAGCTAACGGCGTTGGCCAAGGTGTTACCAAGTTCCGCTTGCGCGATTGGGGTCTAAGCCGCCAGCGCTATTGGGGTGCCCCAATCCCAGTTGTTCATTGCGACAGCTGTGGCGTGGTGCCCGAGAAGAAAGAGAACCTGCCGGTTGAGCTGCCTTATGATGTGTCTTTCGACATTCCGGGCAACCCGCTGGACCGCCATCCGACATGGCGGAATGTTCCTTGCCCAGCTTGTGGTAAGCCCGCCCTGCGCGAAACCGACACGATGGATACTTTCGTAGATTCCAGCTGGTATTTCGCCCGCTTTACTGCACCCCATGCAGCAACACCTACGGAAAAGGCCGACGCTGAGTACTGGATGAATGTCGATCAATACATCGGTGGTATCGAGCACGCGATCTTGCACCTGCTTTACTCGCGCTTCTTCGCCCGTGCGATGCACAAGACAGGCCACTTGCCTGCAACAGCGATTGAGCCGTTTGATGCATTATTCACCCAAGGCATGGTGACACACGCGATTTTCAAGACCGACGGCGCTGATGGTCGCCCTGTTTACCACTATCCTGAAGCAGTTGAGCTACGCGATGGTGGCGGGTTCTTGAAAGATGGAACGCAGGTCGACATCATCCCGTCCGCCAAAATGTCCAAATCAAAGAACAACGTTGTCGACCCAGTGGCGATCATTGATCAGTACGGCGCAGACACTGCGCGTTGGTTCGTTCTGTCCGATTCCCCTCCGGAACGGGACGTGGAATGGACGGCATCCGGTGCAGAAGCGACCCACAAACACCTGTCACGTGTCCACCGCATCGCTTGTGAAATTGCAGACAACACAGGCGCCTCTAACAATCAGGACGAAGCCCTGCTGCGCGATATGCACAAAGCTATTCATGACGTCACCCAAGGCGTGGAATCCTTTGGCTTCAACGCATCTATCGCAAAGCTTTACGGCTTCACGGGTGCAATTGCGAAATCCAAGGCGGGTGGCGACGCCAAGCGCCAAGCCATGAAAACCCTCGCGCAGCTGATGTCCCCAATGACACCGCACTTGGCCGAAGACATCTGGGCAATGCTCGGTGGTGAAGGTCTTATCGCCAACGCGCCATGGCCAGTCGCAGACGAGGACATGTTGGTTGAAGACACCATCACCATGCCAATCCAGATCAATGGCAAACGTCGGTCTGAACTTGCCGTTCCAAAGGACATGAGCAAGGAAGAGGTTGAAAAACTCGCGCTGGCGGATGAGGCTGTCGTTAAGGCATTGGAGGGCAACGCGCCCAAAAAGCTGATCGTTGTACCGGGCCGGATTATCAATGTTGTCATCTGA
- the lptE gene encoding LPS assembly lipoprotein LptE translates to MLSSDRRKFLGVLAALPLAGCGFTPVYGTDGSARTLRGRIAYRAPDTPEGFRLRTRLEDRLGRVEQGDYLLTVQLEIEEEAVVISSAQDINRFNLPGKATWELTEPGNDTPLASGTAETFTAYSAFGTTVATREAQDDARDRLAFALADLIVTDIIVASAGR, encoded by the coding sequence ATGTTGTCATCTGACAGACGTAAATTTCTAGGTGTACTTGCCGCTTTGCCGTTGGCGGGCTGCGGGTTTACACCTGTCTATGGCACCGACGGTTCAGCGCGGACGCTACGTGGCCGCATTGCGTATCGCGCCCCTGATACGCCTGAAGGTTTCCGACTACGTACGCGCCTTGAAGATCGCCTCGGGCGGGTTGAACAAGGTGATTATTTGCTCACAGTTCAGCTTGAGATCGAGGAAGAGGCGGTCGTGATCTCGTCCGCGCAGGACATCAACCGCTTCAATCTACCGGGCAAGGCGACATGGGAACTGACAGAACCGGGGAATGATACCCCGCTTGCGTCAGGAACCGCGGAAACCTTTACCGCATATTCCGCGTTTGGGACCACCGTCGCGACGCGTGAGGCGCAAGACGACGCCCGTGACCGTCTGGCCTTCGCTTTGGCCGACCTGATTGTGACAGACATTATCGTTGCTTCGGCGGGCCGTTAG
- the holA gene encoding DNA polymerase III subunit delta — translation MKLSARDAANYFRKPNPKGAGILIYGGDAMRVALKRQDVIKALVGPNGEEEMRLTRMTGAELRKDPALLGDAIKAQGFFPGPRVAFIEEAGDSVTKALTPALADWVEGDAQIVVTAGQLNARSSLRKLFEGHSSAYAAGVYDDPPTRDEIEGSLRDAGLANVGPDAMDLITSLAREMAPGDLRQTIEKLGLYLTGETAVVSVADVEACAPLSNEADLDDILNVVADLKAAEIGPVLSRLYAQGTQPVALCIGALRHFRQLHTVASDPGGASAGIGRLRPPAFGERRDRIMRQASNWGRINLEDALGTITDTDLTLRSAHSAPDRALVERMFIRLAMLGRRRG, via the coding sequence ATGAAATTATCCGCCCGCGACGCTGCCAACTATTTCCGGAAGCCGAACCCGAAAGGTGCGGGTATCTTGATCTACGGCGGTGACGCAATGCGTGTCGCATTAAAACGCCAAGACGTCATCAAAGCGCTGGTCGGTCCGAACGGCGAAGAAGAAATGCGTCTGACGCGGATGACCGGGGCTGAACTACGTAAAGACCCAGCTTTGCTCGGGGACGCGATTAAGGCGCAGGGATTTTTCCCTGGCCCAAGAGTCGCGTTTATCGAAGAAGCTGGCGATAGCGTCACGAAAGCACTGACGCCTGCGCTTGCAGATTGGGTAGAAGGCGATGCGCAGATCGTGGTTACAGCCGGCCAATTGAATGCCCGCTCATCTTTACGAAAACTGTTTGAAGGGCACTCGTCCGCCTATGCTGCTGGCGTTTATGATGACCCACCCACCCGTGACGAGATCGAAGGTTCGCTGCGTGATGCTGGGCTCGCGAATGTCGGGCCCGATGCGATGGACCTTATAACGTCTTTGGCACGCGAAATGGCGCCGGGAGACCTACGCCAAACGATTGAAAAACTTGGTCTGTATTTGACAGGTGAGACCGCAGTAGTGTCCGTCGCTGACGTTGAAGCCTGCGCGCCATTGTCGAACGAAGCAGATCTCGATGACATTTTGAATGTGGTGGCTGACCTTAAGGCAGCCGAGATTGGCCCTGTGCTAAGCCGCCTCTATGCCCAAGGAACGCAACCTGTCGCTCTGTGCATCGGTGCGCTTCGCCACTTCCGCCAATTGCATACAGTCGCTTCGGACCCCGGCGGTGCCAGCGCTGGCATTGGCCGTTTGCGTCCACCTGCTTTTGGAGAGAGACGCGATCGTATTATGCGGCAGGCCTCAAATTGGGGACGGATCAATCTGGAAGACGCGCTTGGCACCATCACAGATACCGATCTGACGCTTAGGTCTGCGCATTCCGCGCCGGACCGTGCGTTGGTTGAGCGTATGTTTATCCGCTTGGCCATGCTCGGACGTCGTAGAGGCTAG
- a CDS encoding YjbF family lipoprotein, with protein MKWIFVLMLGGLTACGPLANNSSSIEAVRGVAGSNAPSESPQLGALAGWALAGIEEQSADRLLLNVFESGGAATLVHVGTNGPRKTWLSTEGATITIAAGIILTTRGFGADLMGTQTPVAGGALRNPSNYIRTHDFLNGLGQIERLDFQCESSFLKEETLEVSDKTYETMAYAELCEGDLNSFTNTYWITSDGTFVQSVQWISPELGYIGYQQL; from the coding sequence ATGAAGTGGATTTTCGTATTGATGCTTGGTGGGCTCACTGCTTGCGGACCACTTGCAAACAACAGCAGCTCTATCGAGGCCGTCAGAGGTGTTGCAGGTTCGAATGCCCCGAGCGAATCGCCACAGCTTGGCGCATTGGCAGGCTGGGCACTTGCTGGGATTGAGGAACAGTCGGCGGATCGGCTCCTATTGAACGTATTTGAGAGTGGCGGTGCTGCCACACTGGTGCACGTCGGCACCAATGGCCCTCGGAAGACTTGGTTGAGCACAGAAGGTGCAACCATAACGATAGCAGCGGGGATCATTTTGACAACGAGAGGTTTCGGAGCTGACCTAATGGGAACGCAAACGCCAGTCGCTGGGGGTGCGCTCCGAAACCCATCTAACTATATAAGAACGCATGACTTTCTTAATGGACTTGGGCAAATCGAACGTCTCGATTTCCAATGCGAATCCTCGTTTTTAAAAGAGGAAACCTTAGAAGTGTCTGACAAAACATATGAAACAATGGCTTACGCTGAGCTTTGCGAAGGTGATTTAAACAGCTTTACGAATACATATTGGATCACGTCTGACGGTACTTTTGTGCAGTCGGTGCAATGGATTTCACCGGAGCTTGGGTACATTGGCTATCAACAGCTATAG
- a CDS encoding YjbH domain-containing protein produces MVNVNKKCFFAGIAIAAFSGTTVAAQDDWRTNYTLFGTPGIIDMPSAVAPADGELSSTLAMFADNWRTTFTFQVLPRLTGSFRYSQLDTYDRSFDFQYQILTENGSRPAVAIGLRDFLGTGIYSSEYIVATKTLSPNVRLSGGLGWGRLGSLNGFTNPLGVVDERFETRSSFDIGKGGTARLDQFFRGDAAFFGGLEWRINEDWTAVAEYSSDAYERETTLSGFNRRSPLNFGLKWQPNDVYQLGAYYVYGTDIGVSATIIIDPKSSNFPSGLEGAPMPVGVRAEGIAAAASWDTPQAQTSGVGTLGQVMATDGFRLLGAEVVGNTMRVQYENTSYRTEAQGLGRVARMLSHVAPINVDTFVLEPTQRGIALSAVTLSRSDLEELENTPNAAALSYDRAIFGDAAGPAPAIGWDDPTPAFLWGISPYMEVALFDGDQPARADLGIEASFQYEIQPNLVLAGAYRQRIVGNRDEIGAISASTLPAVRRDGLRYGAESGGGIENLTLAWYGRPAPNLYSRVSVGYLERMFGGVSAELLWKPVDSPLALGAEVNYVAQRDFDLGFGFQDYDIMTGHVSAYYDFNNGFQAQLDVGRYLAGDYGATFQLDREFDNGWKVGAYFTLTDVPFDDFGEGSFDKGIVVEIPTDWVLGRPTRDTTATRLSSLERDGGARLRVDGRLYEIVHDGHQGNMGDQWGRYWR; encoded by the coding sequence ATGGTAAATGTTAACAAAAAGTGTTTCTTCGCGGGCATCGCAATCGCCGCTTTTTCAGGAACCACAGTGGCTGCGCAGGATGACTGGCGGACGAATTATACGCTGTTTGGTACGCCGGGTATCATTGATATGCCGTCAGCCGTTGCGCCCGCCGATGGAGAGCTTTCGTCGACTTTGGCGATGTTCGCTGACAATTGGCGCACGACCTTTACATTCCAGGTGCTGCCGCGCCTCACAGGGAGCTTTCGGTATTCACAACTAGATACCTATGATCGCAGCTTTGACTTCCAGTATCAGATTCTTACTGAAAACGGGTCACGTCCAGCTGTTGCGATTGGCTTGCGCGACTTCCTCGGAACTGGAATTTACAGCAGCGAATACATCGTCGCCACAAAAACACTTAGCCCGAATGTTCGCCTTTCAGGTGGACTTGGTTGGGGCCGTTTGGGATCCTTGAATGGTTTTACTAATCCTCTCGGAGTTGTCGACGAACGATTTGAGACCCGTTCAAGTTTTGATATTGGGAAAGGTGGAACAGCCCGATTAGACCAGTTTTTCCGCGGCGACGCTGCATTTTTTGGTGGTCTCGAGTGGCGTATTAACGAAGATTGGACGGCAGTAGCGGAATATTCTTCGGACGCGTACGAACGTGAAACTACTCTTTCCGGATTCAACCGCCGCTCGCCGTTGAATTTCGGTCTAAAGTGGCAGCCGAACGATGTTTATCAATTGGGCGCCTACTATGTGTACGGAACAGATATTGGTGTGTCCGCGACGATTATTATTGACCCAAAGAGTTCCAATTTCCCAAGCGGGCTTGAAGGCGCGCCAATGCCAGTTGGTGTGCGCGCCGAAGGTATTGCCGCGGCAGCATCTTGGGATACTCCGCAAGCACAAACTTCGGGTGTCGGTACACTCGGGCAGGTGATGGCAACGGACGGTTTCCGTTTGCTCGGTGCCGAGGTTGTCGGGAACACGATGCGGGTTCAATATGAGAACACAAGCTACCGGACTGAGGCGCAAGGCTTGGGCCGTGTGGCAAGGATGCTATCCCACGTTGCGCCTATAAATGTAGATACCTTCGTCCTTGAGCCTACACAGCGAGGGATCGCACTGTCTGCTGTTACGTTGAGCCGAAGTGACCTCGAAGAGCTAGAAAACACACCGAATGCTGCCGCCTTGTCGTATGATCGGGCGATTTTTGGAGATGCCGCGGGCCCTGCACCAGCAATTGGTTGGGATGATCCAACTCCTGCTTTCTTGTGGGGCATTTCACCCTACATGGAAGTGGCGCTTTTTGACGGAGACCAACCTGCACGTGCTGACTTAGGCATCGAGGCGTCATTCCAATACGAAATTCAACCAAACCTCGTCTTGGCAGGAGCGTATCGACAGAGAATTGTCGGCAACCGAGACGAAATCGGGGCAATTTCAGCGTCGACGCTTCCAGCCGTGCGCCGCGACGGGCTGCGTTATGGCGCGGAAAGTGGCGGGGGCATCGAAAACTTAACGCTGGCTTGGTATGGTCGTCCTGCGCCTAATCTGTATTCGCGCGTTTCGGTAGGTTACCTTGAGCGCATGTTCGGTGGCGTATCCGCCGAGTTGCTATGGAAGCCAGTCGATAGCCCCCTCGCATTGGGTGCTGAGGTAAACTACGTGGCCCAGCGAGATTTTGATCTCGGTTTCGGTTTTCAAGACTACGATATCATGACCGGTCATGTGTCCGCCTATTACGATTTCAACAATGGTTTTCAGGCGCAACTTGATGTCGGTCGCTATCTTGCAGGTGACTACGGCGCGACGTTCCAGCTTGATCGTGAATTTGACAATGGTTGGAAGGTTGGCGCTTACTTCACGCTGACAGATGTCCCGTTTGATGACTTTGGCGAAGGGTCATTTGACAAAGGTATCGTTGTTGAAATTCCGACAGATTGGGTGCTCGGACGTCCGACGCGCGATACAACAGCGACGCGGTTGTCCTCGCTGGAGAGAGACGGTGGCGCGCGCTTGAGAGTGGATGGCCGTTTGTATGAGATTGTCCATGATGGTCATCAGGGCAATATGGGCGACCAATGGGGACGGTACTGGAGATGA
- a CDS encoding sugar transferase, with product MISKAKISGATSDLKTPIAYTSVDARNFWPMPSGQKTQQHKQITSHDTINTAKRCFDLIVATVVTIFATPIMLCIAILVLLKDGRPIFFISERMKSPSTPFQLVKFRTMRGAPDSKMSGLQG from the coding sequence GTGATATCGAAAGCAAAAATCTCTGGGGCGACCTCTGACCTAAAGACACCAATTGCCTACACATCTGTCGACGCACGCAATTTTTGGCCGATGCCATCGGGCCAAAAAACCCAACAGCACAAACAAATCACAAGCCACGACACCATCAACACTGCGAAACGGTGCTTTGATCTCATCGTCGCCACCGTTGTCACCATTTTCGCCACCCCAATCATGCTCTGCATCGCAATCTTAGTCCTCCTGAAAGACGGCAGGCCTATTTTCTTTATCTCCGAACGCATGAAATCGCCCAGCACACCGTTCCAGCTTGTCAAATTCCGAACGATGCGTGGCGCTCCCGACAGCAAAATGTCGGGGTTACAGGGGTGA
- a CDS encoding sugar transferase, with amino-acid sequence MALPTAKCRGYRGDKANRITPTGRLLRKYRLDELPQLTNVFLGDMSFVGPRPPLRQYTEAFPGTYRAVLQSRPGVTG; translated from the coding sequence GTGGCGCTCCCGACAGCAAAATGTCGGGGTTACAGGGGTGACAAGGCAAATCGGATAACGCCCACCGGACGCCTACTTCGCAAATATCGGCTTGATGAACTTCCGCAGCTAACTAACGTTTTTCTCGGCGATATGAGCTTTGTTGGACCTCGCCCGCCCTTGCGTCAGTATACGGAAGCGTTTCCTGGGACTTACAGGGCGGTACTCCAGTCGCGGCCGGGCGTTACTGGCTAA